Proteins from one Mesoplodon densirostris isolate mMesDen1 chromosome 1, mMesDen1 primary haplotype, whole genome shotgun sequence genomic window:
- the LRRC20 gene encoding leucine-rich repeat-containing protein 20 isoform X3 translates to MTTFCELQELHLEGNFLHDLPNEVSTLQHLKAIDLSRNQFHDFPEQLTTLPALETINLEENEIVDVPVEKLAAMPALRSINLRFNPLNAEVRVIAPPLIKFDMLMSPEDARASPP, encoded by the exons AGCTCCACCTGGAAGGGAACTTCCTGCACGACCTCCCCAACGAGGTCAGCACCCTACAGCACCTCAAGGCCATCGACCTGTCCCGGAACCAGTTCCACGACTTCCCTGAGCAGCTCACCACCCTGCCTGCACTGGAGACCATCAATCTGGAGGAGAACGAGATCGTGG ACGTGCCCGTGGAGAAGCTGGCCGCCATGCCCGCCTTGCGCAGCATCAACCTGCGCTTCAACCCGCTGAATGCCGAGGTACGCGTCATCGCCCCGCCGCTCATCAAGTTCGACATGCTCATGTCTCCGGAGGACGCGCGGGCCTCCCCACCCTAG